From Bradyrhizobium sp. NDS-1, the proteins below share one genomic window:
- a CDS encoding ABC transporter permease, whose product MRPLDPVTSKQRVAYGLAFFVLFVALWSWATLGGHVSKTFLANPLTMVQEGYDLLAKQGFAYDIGMTIWRVVGGFALAAIIAVPLGVLMGAYKPVEAFLEPFVSFARYLPASAFIPLLILWAGIGELQKLLVIFIGSVFQVILMVAVTVGATRRDLVEAAYTLGASDRGIIRRVLLPSSAPEIAEILRLVLGWAWTYVIVAELIGSSSGIGHMITDSQALLNTGQIIFGIIVIGLIGLLSDFMFKAFNAWLFPWRLA is encoded by the coding sequence ATGCGTCCCCTGGACCCTGTTACATCGAAGCAGCGCGTGGCCTACGGCCTCGCGTTCTTCGTTCTTTTCGTTGCCCTCTGGTCGTGGGCGACGCTCGGCGGCCATGTGTCGAAGACCTTTCTCGCAAACCCCTTGACCATGGTGCAGGAGGGTTATGACCTCTTGGCCAAACAGGGATTCGCCTACGACATTGGCATGACGATCTGGCGCGTCGTCGGAGGCTTCGCGCTCGCGGCCATCATCGCGGTCCCGCTCGGCGTGCTGATGGGCGCCTACAAGCCGGTCGAAGCCTTCCTCGAACCGTTCGTCTCCTTCGCGCGCTATCTGCCCGCCTCCGCCTTCATCCCGCTCCTGATCCTGTGGGCCGGTATCGGTGAATTGCAGAAGCTGCTCGTCATCTTCATCGGCTCGGTGTTCCAGGTCATCCTGATGGTCGCAGTCACGGTGGGCGCCACCCGGCGCGATCTGGTCGAGGCGGCCTATACGCTCGGGGCCAGCGACCGCGGTATCATCCGCCGCGTACTGCTGCCCTCCTCCGCCCCCGAGATCGCGGAAATCCTGCGGCTGGTGCTGGGCTGGGCCTGGACCTACGTCATCGTCGCCGAACTGATCGGCTCGTCCTCGGGCATCGGCCACATGATCACCGACAGTCAGGCGCTGCTCAACACCGGCCAGATCATCTTCGGCATCATCGTGATCGGCCTGATCGGCCTCCTCTCGGATTTCATGTTCAAGGCGTTCAACGCCTGGCTGTTTCCGTGGAGGCTCGCATGA
- a CDS encoding ABC transporter ATP-binding protein, with the protein MTILKIEQVSRTFPARHGNAPTKALEPTDLTIGNNDFVTILGPSGCGKSTLLRIVAGLDRPTGGRVTLDGREVTGPGADRGMVFQSYTLFPWLSVRENIAFGLRERGGAEAERNKVADTLIRQVGLSGFENHWPKQLSGGMQQRTAIARALANDPKILLLDEPFGALDNQTRALMQEMLLGIWERDQKTVLFVTHDIEEAIFLGSRVIVMTARPGRIKAEINVELPHPRSYKIKTTPEFVQLKERLVEEIRTEALKVAGHA; encoded by the coding sequence ATGACGATCCTCAAGATCGAACAGGTCTCGCGCACATTCCCCGCACGCCACGGCAACGCGCCGACCAAGGCGCTGGAGCCGACCGACCTCACCATCGGCAACAACGACTTCGTCACCATCCTCGGCCCTTCCGGCTGCGGCAAGTCCACGCTGCTCCGCATCGTCGCCGGCCTCGATCGTCCGACCGGCGGTCGCGTCACGCTCGATGGGCGCGAAGTCACCGGGCCGGGAGCCGATCGCGGCATGGTTTTCCAGTCCTACACGCTGTTTCCCTGGCTCAGCGTGCGCGAGAACATCGCCTTCGGCCTGCGCGAGCGCGGTGGGGCCGAGGCGGAGCGCAACAAGGTCGCCGACACCCTCATCCGTCAGGTCGGATTGTCCGGCTTCGAGAACCATTGGCCCAAGCAACTCTCCGGCGGCATGCAGCAGCGTACGGCGATTGCCCGCGCGCTCGCCAACGATCCCAAGATCCTGCTGCTCGACGAGCCGTTCGGTGCGCTCGACAACCAGACCCGCGCCCTGATGCAGGAGATGCTGCTCGGGATCTGGGAGCGCGACCAGAAGACCGTGCTGTTCGTGACCCACGACATCGAGGAAGCGATCTTCCTCGGCAGCCGCGTCATCGTCATGACTGCACGCCCCGGCCGGATCAAGGCCGAGATCAATGTGGAGCTGCCGCATCCGCGCTCCTACAAGATCAAGACGACGCCGGAGTTCGTCCAGCTCAAGGAGCGGCTGGTCGAGGAGATCCGCACCGAGGCGCTCAAGGTTGCCGGACATGCCTGA
- a CDS encoding formimidoylglutamate deiminase, translated as MTRLHFASALLPSGWANDVRVVITAGAIAEVTPGVTPAAGDERHAIALPGLASLHSHAFQRGMAGLAELRGDSTDTFWTWRETMYRFALAMTPDDVASVATLLYVEMLEQGFTRVGEFHYLHHDRDGSLYADIAEMAARIAQAAEASGIALTLLPSFYAHGSFGGAAPHAGQRRFICSVDQFATLISASRKAISALPGANIGIAPHSLRAVTPDELAAIIPLADGGPVHIHAAEQVREVEDCLAWSGRRPVQWLLAHAPVDRRWCLIHATHTTDEEVAAFARTGAVAGLCPITEASLGDGIFPAREFLDAGGAFGIGTDSNVLVGVTDELRQLEYGQRLKHRARNVLSAGAGRSTGRTLFDHALAGGAQALAQPTVGLAAGARADIVTLDTTHPSLAGRAGDAAIDGWVFAAGTGAIDCVWAGGRKVVEGGRHRLRQAARERFNATVRRLVA; from the coding sequence ATGACCCGACTGCATTTCGCTTCCGCGCTCCTGCCCTCGGGCTGGGCCAATGACGTGCGGGTGGTGATCACCGCCGGCGCGATCGCGGAGGTGACGCCGGGCGTGACGCCGGCTGCCGGTGATGAGCGCCACGCCATCGCGCTACCGGGGCTGGCGAGCCTGCACAGCCACGCCTTCCAGCGCGGCATGGCCGGGCTCGCGGAGCTGCGCGGTGACAGCACCGACACGTTCTGGACCTGGCGCGAGACGATGTATCGCTTCGCCCTCGCCATGACGCCTGATGACGTCGCCTCTGTCGCGACGCTGCTTTACGTCGAGATGCTGGAGCAGGGTTTCACCCGCGTCGGCGAATTCCACTATCTACACCACGACCGCGACGGCTCTCTCTATGCCGATATTGCCGAGATGGCTGCGCGGATTGCGCAAGCTGCCGAGGCCTCCGGCATTGCTCTGACGCTGCTGCCGAGTTTCTATGCGCACGGCTCGTTCGGCGGCGCGGCGCCGCATGCTGGCCAGCGCCGGTTCATTTGCTCGGTCGATCAGTTCGCGACATTGATATCAGCATCGCGCAAGGCGATCAGCGCATTGCCGGGCGCCAATATCGGCATCGCACCGCACAGCCTGCGTGCGGTCACGCCGGACGAGCTTGCGGCGATCATTCCACTGGCCGACGGCGGGCCGGTGCATATCCACGCCGCCGAGCAGGTCCGGGAAGTCGAGGATTGCCTGGCCTGGTCGGGTCGCCGCCCGGTGCAATGGCTGCTGGCGCACGCGCCCGTCGATCGGCGCTGGTGCCTCATTCACGCAACTCATACGACGGACGAGGAAGTCGCCGCTTTCGCACGGACCGGCGCTGTCGCCGGCCTCTGCCCCATCACCGAGGCGAGCCTTGGCGACGGCATCTTTCCCGCGCGCGAATTCCTCGATGCCGGCGGCGCGTTCGGTATCGGCACAGATTCGAACGTGCTGGTCGGCGTCACCGACGAATTGCGCCAGCTCGAATACGGCCAGCGGCTGAAGCACCGCGCGCGCAACGTGCTCTCCGCCGGTGCAGGTCGCTCGACGGGACGCACGTTGTTCGACCACGCTCTTGCGGGCGGCGCGCAGGCGCTGGCGCAGCCGACAGTCGGCCTCGCAGCCGGCGCGCGCGCCGACATCGTCACCCTCGACACGACGCATCCTTCGCTGGCGGGGCGCGCCGGCGACGCGGCGATCGACGGCTGGGTCTTTGCCGCAGGGACTGGCGCGATCGATTGCGTCTGGGCCGGCGGCCGCAAGGTCGTGGAAGGCGGCCGGCACAGATTGCGCCAGGCCGCACGCGAACGCTTCAACGCGACAGTGCGGAGGCTCGTCGCATGA
- a CDS encoding helix-turn-helix domain-containing protein, giving the protein MTQAGAYGEKLGQFLRLKEAPPSLVTRSLRSAELAVTETRNDRPLTGLSGSLTTEDAFLVSLKLRDYPDCELWQRGKFLMKADVRAGATYLYDLKLDPRYVIDKPFHSLFFYLPRSALDGVAEQCGAKRIDQLDCRIGVGHDDEVIRHIGAALQHGLRRPHEANQLFIDHMMLGLTTHVAQTYGGLQRRTEPARGGLASWQARRACEVLGADLGGKLSLQKIAAELDLSVSHFSRAFRISVGLPPHQWLLHQRVKAAQQLMSVRSLPLSEIAISAGFANQSHFTRVFSSIVGVSPAVWRRQMPGTSGTNG; this is encoded by the coding sequence ATGACCCAGGCAGGCGCCTACGGAGAGAAGCTCGGGCAATTCCTGCGTTTGAAGGAAGCGCCGCCCTCCCTGGTCACGCGCTCGCTGCGCAGCGCCGAGCTTGCGGTCACCGAAACGCGGAATGATCGTCCGCTGACGGGTCTGTCGGGCTCGCTCACCACGGAAGACGCGTTTCTCGTCAGCCTGAAGCTTCGCGATTACCCGGATTGCGAGCTCTGGCAGCGCGGCAAATTCCTCATGAAGGCAGACGTTCGCGCCGGCGCGACCTACCTCTACGACCTCAAGCTCGATCCGCGCTATGTGATCGACAAGCCGTTCCATTCGCTTTTCTTCTACCTTCCACGCTCGGCCCTCGATGGCGTCGCCGAGCAATGCGGTGCGAAACGTATCGATCAGCTCGACTGTCGAATTGGCGTCGGCCACGACGACGAGGTCATCCGTCACATCGGAGCGGCACTGCAGCACGGGCTGCGCCGGCCGCACGAAGCCAATCAGCTTTTCATCGATCACATGATGCTCGGCCTGACCACGCATGTTGCCCAGACTTATGGTGGACTTCAGCGCAGGACGGAGCCGGCCCGCGGGGGGCTCGCGTCGTGGCAAGCCAGGCGCGCCTGCGAGGTTCTCGGGGCGGATCTCGGCGGCAAGCTCTCGTTGCAGAAGATCGCGGCCGAGCTCGACCTTTCGGTCAGCCATTTTTCCCGCGCATTTCGAATTTCCGTCGGTTTGCCGCCGCACCAATGGCTGCTTCATCAGCGGGTGAAGGCCGCCCAGCAGTTGATGAGCGTTCGCAGCCTGCCTCTCTCGGAGATCGCGATCTCCGCCGGATTTGCCAACCAGAGTCACTTCACGCGGGTGTTTTCCTCAATTGTCGGCGTCAGCCCGGCGGTGTGGCGCCGACAGATGCCCGGCACCTCCGGCACAAACGGGTGA
- the hutH gene encoding histidine ammonia-lyase yields MTEQGAAIVVTPGTVSLDDLTRVLAGAPVVLDPSFWPRVEAAAEIVAKAARAEAPVYGINTGFGKLASKRIPPDQTELLQRNLIVSHCCGVGPATPEPIVRLMMALKIVSLGRGASGVRREVIEQLQAMLARGVFPLVPQQGSVGASGDLAPLAHMTAVMIGEGQAIVDGKTVSGSEALAAAGLAPLTLGPKEGLALINGTQFSTAYAISGVLRAFRLARAGLVTGALSVDAAMASTAPFRPEIQALRGHAGQIAAAATLMALLDGSDIRLSHLEGDERVQDPYCLRCQPQVAGAALDLITQAARTLFVEANAVTDNPLVLVESGEIVSGGNFHAEPVAFAADAIALALSEIGAISERRIATLVDPALNFGLPPFLTPDPGINSGFMIAEVTAAALYAENKQRASACSIDSTPTSANQEDHVSMAAHAARRLSDMADNLAAILGIELLVAAQGITLRAPHATSVPLIAVIAALREQVPALGADRYMAGDLAKAAALVEADALPAAAIAALSSDPFPRLD; encoded by the coding sequence GTGACGGAGCAGGGGGCAGCGATCGTCGTCACGCCGGGAACGGTCAGCCTCGACGATCTCACGCGCGTGCTTGCAGGCGCGCCTGTTGTGCTAGATCCCTCGTTCTGGCCGCGCGTGGAAGCGGCTGCGGAGATTGTCGCGAAGGCCGCGCGAGCCGAAGCCCCCGTCTACGGCATCAACACGGGCTTCGGGAAGCTGGCGTCGAAGCGCATTCCACCCGACCAGACCGAGCTGCTCCAGCGCAATCTGATCGTGTCGCATTGCTGCGGCGTCGGTCCCGCAACACCCGAGCCGATCGTTCGCCTGATGATGGCGCTGAAGATCGTCTCGCTCGGGCGCGGCGCCTCCGGCGTGCGCCGCGAGGTGATCGAGCAGTTGCAGGCCATGCTGGCGCGGGGCGTCTTTCCTCTGGTGCCGCAGCAGGGTTCTGTCGGCGCCTCCGGCGATCTTGCCCCGCTGGCACATATGACTGCCGTGATGATCGGTGAGGGGCAGGCGATCGTTGATGGCAAGACCGTGTCCGGCAGCGAGGCGCTCGCCGCCGCCGGCCTTGCGCCGTTGACGCTCGGCCCCAAGGAAGGCCTCGCGCTGATCAACGGCACGCAGTTCTCGACGGCCTACGCGATATCAGGCGTGCTGCGTGCATTCCGCCTGGCGCGAGCCGGACTCGTGACCGGCGCATTGTCGGTGGATGCGGCGATGGCCTCGACCGCGCCGTTCCGCCCCGAGATCCAGGCGCTGCGCGGCCATGCCGGGCAGATCGCCGCGGCGGCGACGCTGATGGCGCTGCTGGATGGCAGTGACATCCGCCTGTCGCATCTCGAAGGCGACGAGCGCGTGCAGGATCCGTATTGCCTGCGCTGCCAGCCGCAGGTCGCAGGCGCGGCGCTCGACCTGATCACGCAGGCCGCGCGAACGCTGTTCGTCGAGGCCAACGCCGTCACCGACAATCCGCTGGTGCTGGTCGAGAGCGGCGAGATCGTCTCCGGCGGCAATTTCCACGCCGAGCCGGTGGCCTTTGCCGCCGACGCGATCGCGCTTGCCCTGTCCGAGATCGGCGCGATCAGCGAGCGGCGCATCGCAACGCTGGTCGATCCCGCGCTCAATTTCGGCCTGCCGCCGTTCCTCACGCCAGACCCCGGCATCAATTCCGGCTTCATGATCGCCGAGGTGACGGCGGCGGCGCTCTATGCCGAGAACAAGCAGCGCGCTTCTGCCTGTTCGATCGACTCGACCCCGACCAGCGCCAATCAGGAAGATCACGTCTCGATGGCGGCGCATGCCGCGCGGCGCCTGTCCGACATGGCCGACAATCTCGCCGCCATCCTCGGCATCGAGCTGCTGGTCGCCGCGCAAGGCATCACGCTGCGCGCGCCGCATGCGACCAGCGTGCCGCTCATTGCCGTCATCGCCGCGCTGCGCGAGCAGGTGCCCGCGCTCGGCGCTGATCGCTACATGGCCGGCGATCTCGCCAAGGCCGCCGCGCTGGTCGAGGCCGATGCACTTCCGGCCGCGGCGATCGCGGCACTTTCATCAGATCCGTTTCCGAGACTTGATTAA
- a CDS encoding Zn-dependent hydrolase: MPDTNPRANGQRVLADLNALRAIGAYKTGVHKPTFSEPHKLSLEWLMRELPAARLSASIDGIGNVFGTSAKPGPKLLAGSHLESQNYAGWLDGPLGVVYALEAARVLNADPSVKGAVEVAAWCDEEGHFGHFLGSRSYVGQVTEADIDAARDRTSGRTMRDALADMGLANRPRVGVEPGRHVGYLEAHIEQGDTLESGRLAVGVVTSIVGIWQYQINFTGEQNHAGTTRMAVRRDAGLALAKFCVALDERFPAACGPRTVWTTGRITLDPGAPSIIPGGAEMLFQIRDDDPAVIARLEQLLRTMADEASASGPCTVAVTKLRTGAPAMMNARFQDAIEAASKALAGGRSIRMPSGAGHDAQMLATVMPAGMLFVPSIGGISHHWTENTADADIVTGAEVFVDACLRILGG, translated from the coding sequence ATGCCTGACACAAATCCGCGCGCCAATGGTCAGCGCGTTCTCGCCGATCTCAATGCGCTCCGTGCCATCGGCGCTTACAAAACCGGTGTGCACAAGCCGACCTTCTCCGAGCCGCACAAGCTTTCGCTCGAATGGCTGATGCGCGAGCTGCCCGCGGCGCGTCTCTCCGCTTCGATCGACGGAATCGGCAACGTCTTCGGCACCAGCGCCAAGCCCGGGCCCAAGCTGCTGGCCGGCTCGCACCTGGAAAGCCAGAACTATGCCGGATGGCTCGATGGCCCGCTCGGCGTCGTCTACGCGCTCGAGGCTGCCCGCGTGCTCAATGCCGATCCTTCCGTCAAGGGCGCGGTCGAAGTCGCCGCCTGGTGCGACGAGGAAGGACATTTCGGCCATTTCCTCGGCTCGCGCTCCTATGTCGGGCAAGTGACGGAAGCCGACATCGACGCCGCACGCGACCGCACCAGCGGCCGCACCATGCGCGACGCGCTCGCCGATATGGGGCTCGCCAACCGCCCGCGCGTCGGCGTCGAGCCGGGCCGCCACGTCGGATATCTCGAGGCGCATATCGAGCAGGGCGACACGCTCGAAAGCGGCAGGCTCGCGGTCGGGGTCGTGACCTCCATCGTCGGCATCTGGCAATACCAGATCAATTTCACCGGCGAGCAGAATCACGCGGGCACCACGCGGATGGCCGTGCGCAGGGATGCAGGCCTGGCGCTGGCAAAATTCTGCGTCGCGCTCGACGAGCGTTTTCCGGCCGCCTGCGGCCCACGCACGGTTTGGACAACCGGCCGCATCACGCTCGATCCGGGCGCACCGAGCATCATTCCGGGCGGAGCCGAAATGCTGTTCCAGATCCGCGATGACGATCCAGCCGTCATCGCCCGGCTCGAGCAGTTGCTCCGGACTATGGCGGACGAGGCCAGTGCGAGCGGTCCCTGCACCGTCGCCGTGACGAAGCTGCGCACCGGCGCGCCCGCCATGATGAACGCCCGCTTCCAGGATGCGATCGAAGCCGCGAGCAAGGCGCTCGCCGGTGGGCGATCCATTCGCATGCCCAGTGGCGCCGGTCACGATGCGCAGATGCTGGCAACGGTCATGCCCGCCGGCATGCTGTTCGTGCCGTCGATCGGCGGCATCAGTCATCACTGGACTGAAAACACCGCCGACGCCGATATCGTCACCGGTGCAGAGGTCTTCGTCGACGCCTGCCTGCGAATCCTCGGCGGCTGA
- a CDS encoding ABC transporter substrate-binding protein: MRNSTIFATIIALAASTPVLADDVKVGVGISGWTGFAPLTLAKEAGIFKKNGLDVTIKKIPQKDRHLAIASGDIQCAATTVETWISWNANGVATKQIFQLDKSFGADGMAVRNDVSAIKDLKGKTVAASAPGTSPYFALAWMLKKNGLSVKDVTVVNLEPAAAAQAFVSGQNDAAMTYEPYLSTVRAAPDKGKIIATTLDYPMVMDTFGCTPKFLTDNPKAAKALADSYFEALEMIAKDQAKAYEIMGADVKQTGEQFGNSAKYLRWQDKAANQKFFAGDFLTFNKEAADLLLEIGIIKAAPKVEDLFDASYIK, encoded by the coding sequence ATGCGTAATTCGACGATATTTGCGACAATCATTGCTCTGGCGGCCTCCACTCCCGTGCTCGCCGACGACGTCAAGGTCGGCGTCGGCATCTCCGGATGGACCGGCTTTGCGCCGCTGACGCTGGCGAAGGAGGCCGGCATCTTCAAGAAGAACGGCCTCGACGTCACGATCAAGAAAATCCCGCAGAAAGACCGCCATCTCGCCATCGCCTCCGGCGATATCCAGTGCGCGGCAACCACGGTCGAGACCTGGATCTCCTGGAACGCCAATGGCGTTGCGACCAAGCAGATCTTCCAGCTCGACAAGAGCTTCGGCGCCGACGGCATGGCCGTGCGCAACGACGTCAGCGCGATCAAGGACCTGAAGGGCAAGACCGTCGCGGCCTCCGCGCCCGGCACCTCGCCCTATTTCGCGCTGGCCTGGATGCTGAAGAAGAACGGCCTTTCGGTGAAGGACGTCACTGTCGTCAACCTCGAGCCGGCTGCCGCTGCACAGGCCTTCGTCTCCGGCCAGAACGATGCAGCGATGACCTATGAGCCGTATCTTTCGACGGTGCGCGCCGCGCCCGACAAGGGCAAGATCATCGCCACCACGCTGGACTATCCAATGGTCATGGACACCTTCGGCTGCACGCCGAAGTTCCTCACCGACAATCCCAAGGCCGCCAAGGCGCTCGCCGACAGCTACTTCGAGGCGCTCGAGATGATCGCCAAGGACCAGGCCAAGGCTTACGAGATCATGGGCGCCGACGTGAAGCAGACCGGCGAGCAGTTCGGCAACTCGGCGAAATATCTGCGCTGGCAGGACAAGGCCGCGAACCAGAAGTTCTTTGCCGGCGACTTCCTGACGTTCAACAAGGAGGCGGCCGACCTGCTGCTCGAAATCGGCATCATCAAGGCCGCGCCGAAGGTCGAGGACCTCTTCGACGCGAGCTACATCAAGTAA
- the hutI gene encoding imidazolonepropionase, whose product MAERFDRIWHNARLATMRADRPDLGEIERGVIAARGGRIVYAGAEADFPADADAVERIDCQGRWITPGLVDCHTHLVYGGNRAHEFELRLKGASYEEIARAGGGIVSTVAATRKASEAELVASALPRLDALIGEGATTVEVKSGYGLDTATEMRQLAAARSISRQRPVAIRTSFLGAHALPVEADGDKDRYIDLVCKEMLPAVAKAGLADAVDAFMEGIAFSAEQTARVFEAAAGLGLPVKLHADQLSNLGGAALAAKFSALSADHLEHTDEAGAAAMAKAGTVAVLLPGAFYFIRETQKPPVEIFRRHGVHMALATDCNPGSSPLTSLLLTMNMAATLFRMNVAECLAGVTREGARALGVLDETGTLEAGKWCDLAIWDIERPAELVYRIGFNPLHRRVWRGQ is encoded by the coding sequence ATGGCAGAGCGCTTCGACAGGATCTGGCACAATGCCCGGCTCGCTACGATGCGGGCGGACCGTCCCGATCTCGGCGAGATCGAGCGTGGCGTGATCGCAGCGCGCGGCGGCCGCATCGTTTACGCCGGTGCAGAAGCAGATTTCCCGGCGGATGCGGACGCCGTCGAGCGGATCGATTGCCAGGGGCGCTGGATCACGCCGGGGCTCGTCGACTGCCACACCCATCTGGTCTACGGCGGCAACCGCGCCCACGAATTCGAGCTGCGCTTGAAGGGTGCAAGCTACGAGGAGATCGCGCGCGCCGGCGGCGGCATCGTCTCGACGGTCGCCGCCACGCGCAAGGCGAGTGAGGCCGAGCTCGTTGCAAGCGCGTTGCCGCGGCTTGATGCGCTGATCGGCGAGGGCGCCACCACCGTCGAGGTCAAATCCGGCTATGGCCTCGATACCGCAACCGAAATGCGCCAGCTCGCCGCGGCGCGCAGCATCAGTCGTCAACGGCCGGTTGCGATTCGCACTTCCTTCCTCGGCGCGCACGCGCTGCCGGTGGAAGCCGACGGCGACAAGGATCGTTACATCGATCTCGTCTGCAAGGAGATGCTGCCGGCTGTTGCAAAGGCTGGCCTTGCAGATGCCGTCGACGCCTTCATGGAGGGCATCGCGTTCTCCGCCGAGCAGACGGCGCGGGTGTTCGAGGCGGCGGCGGGACTCGGCCTGCCGGTCAAGCTTCATGCCGACCAGCTCTCGAACCTCGGCGGCGCTGCGCTCGCTGCGAAATTCTCAGCGTTGTCCGCCGATCACCTCGAGCACACCGACGAGGCCGGCGCCGCCGCGATGGCAAAGGCCGGAACGGTCGCCGTGCTGCTGCCCGGCGCATTCTACTTCATCCGCGAGACGCAAAAGCCGCCCGTCGAGATCTTTCGCCGGCACGGCGTCCACATGGCGCTCGCGACCGACTGCAATCCCGGCAGCTCGCCACTGACCTCGTTGCTGCTCACCATGAACATGGCCGCGACGCTGTTCCGGATGAACGTGGCCGAGTGCCTTGCGGGTGTCACCCGTGAAGGCGCGCGGGCGCTCGGCGTGCTCGATGAAACCGGGACGCTGGAAGCCGGCAAATGGTGCGATCTCGCGATCTGGGATATCGAGCGGCCTGCTGAACTCGTCTACCGCATCGGATTCAATCCGCTGCATCGCAGAGTTTGGAGGGGGCAGTGA
- the hutC gene encoding histidine utilization repressor → MSLATDTADKPTLYKRIRADIEKRILTGEWPPGHRIPFEHELVARYGCSRMTVNKALSELAQADLIERRRRAGSFVRRPQHQSAVLKIADIRAEITALGRAYGYELIHRKLRTATTADRDRLGVKKAGKVVSITCRHSADSVPFAVEDRLIDLASVPDAATADFSREPPGSWLLHHVPWTEAEHTISAIVADDHTADALAIAVGAPCLVIDRYTWRSARTITAVRLLYPGDSHRLVARFKGG, encoded by the coding sequence ATGAGCCTCGCGACCGATACCGCCGACAAGCCGACGCTCTACAAGCGCATACGTGCCGACATCGAGAAACGCATCCTGACCGGCGAATGGCCGCCCGGACATCGCATCCCGTTCGAGCACGAGCTGGTGGCACGTTACGGCTGCTCGCGCATGACGGTGAACAAGGCGCTGTCGGAGCTCGCGCAAGCCGATTTGATCGAGCGGCGGCGGCGTGCCGGCTCCTTCGTGCGCCGGCCGCAGCATCAGTCGGCGGTGCTCAAGATCGCCGACATCCGCGCCGAGATCACCGCGCTGGGGCGCGCATACGGCTATGAGCTGATTCATCGCAAGCTGCGCACCGCGACTACCGCCGACCGCGATCGCCTCGGCGTGAAGAAGGCCGGCAAGGTGGTCTCGATCACCTGCCGGCACAGCGCTGACAGCGTGCCGTTTGCCGTCGAAGACAGGCTGATCGACCTTGCATCCGTGCCGGATGCCGCGACCGCCGATTTCTCGCGCGAGCCGCCCGGCTCGTGGCTGCTTCACCATGTTCCATGGACCGAAGCCGAGCACACGATTAGCGCCATCGTTGCGGATGACCACACGGCGGACGCGCTCGCGATCGCAGTCGGCGCCCCCTGTCTCGTGATCGACCGTTACACCTGGCGTAGCGCGCGCACGATCACCGCGGTGCGCCTGCTCTATCCCGGTGACTCTCACCGCCTTGTCGCGCGATTCAAGGGAGGCTGA